One genomic segment of Hordeum vulgare subsp. vulgare chromosome 2H, MorexV3_pseudomolecules_assembly, whole genome shotgun sequence includes these proteins:
- the LOC123425426 gene encoding cyclin-B1-2-like isoform X4, translated as MKKIFGAKKIQDPPPSIQDATDRVCISYYLRLDGRHRPGTHLIQDATDRREHMERERKSSAAAMASGGFMAKKELGETHDVLRFGVNDSVRGDLAPVHPVQTAIHKENKFWDEKKKFGTKAIYGSAFNIRKDLDAQILSRFSSKSL; from the exons atgAAGAAGATCTTCGGGGCCAAGAAGATCCAGGACCCGCCGCCGTCCATCCAGGACGCCACCGACCGGGTATGCATCTCATACTACCTTCGATTGGATGGACGCCACCGACCAGGTACACATCTCATCCAGGACGCCACCGACCGAAGAGAACAcatggagagagagaggaaaagctCAGCAGCGGCGATGGCGAGCGGCGGATTCATGGCTAAGAAGGAGCTCGGCGAGACCCACGATGTGCTCCGCTTCGGCGTCAATGACAGCGTTCGCGGCGACCTCGCGCCGGTGCACCCCGTCCAGACCGCCATCCACAAG GAGAACAAGTTctgggacgagaagaagaagttcGGGACCAAGGCCATCTACGGATCCGCCTTCAACATCCGCAAGGATCTCGATGCCCAGATCCTCTCCAG
- the LOC123425426 gene encoding cyclin-B1-2-like isoform X3: MKKIFGAKKIQDPPPSIQDATDRVCISYYLRLDGRHRPGTHLIQDATDRREHMERERKSSAAAMASGGFMAKKELGETHDVLRFGVNDSVRGDLAPVHPVQTAIHKENKFWDEKKKFGTKAIYGSAFNIRKDLDAQILSRSDCHVVA, translated from the exons atgAAGAAGATCTTCGGGGCCAAGAAGATCCAGGACCCGCCGCCGTCCATCCAGGACGCCACCGACCGGGTATGCATCTCATACTACCTTCGATTGGATGGACGCCACCGACCAGGTACACATCTCATCCAGGACGCCACCGACCGAAGAGAACAcatggagagagagaggaaaagctCAGCAGCGGCGATGGCGAGCGGCGGATTCATGGCTAAGAAGGAGCTCGGCGAGACCCACGATGTGCTCCGCTTCGGCGTCAATGACAGCGTTCGCGGCGACCTCGCGCCGGTGCACCCCGTCCAGACCGCCATCCACAAG GAGAACAAGTTctgggacgagaagaagaagttcGGGACCAAGGCCATCTACGGATCCGCCTTCAACATCCGCAAGGATCTCGATGCCCAGATCCTCTCCAG AAGTGACTGTCATGTGGTTGCATGA
- the LOC123425426 gene encoding cyclin-B1-2-like isoform X5, translated as MKKIFGAKKIQDPPPSIQDATDRVCISYYLRLDGRHRPGTHLIQDATDRREHMERERKSSAAAMASGGFMAKKELGETHDVLRFGVNDSVRGDLAPVHPVQTAIHKENKFWDEKKKFGTKAIYGSAFNIRKDLDAQILSRQR; from the exons atgAAGAAGATCTTCGGGGCCAAGAAGATCCAGGACCCGCCGCCGTCCATCCAGGACGCCACCGACCGGGTATGCATCTCATACTACCTTCGATTGGATGGACGCCACCGACCAGGTACACATCTCATCCAGGACGCCACCGACCGAAGAGAACAcatggagagagagaggaaaagctCAGCAGCGGCGATGGCGAGCGGCGGATTCATGGCTAAGAAGGAGCTCGGCGAGACCCACGATGTGCTCCGCTTCGGCGTCAATGACAGCGTTCGCGGCGACCTCGCGCCGGTGCACCCCGTCCAGACCGCCATCCACAAG GAGAACAAGTTctgggacgagaagaagaagttcGGGACCAAGGCCATCTACGGATCCGCCTTCAACATCCGCAAGGATCTCGATGCCCAGATCCTCTCCAG